A single genomic interval of Streptomyces sp. BA2 harbors:
- the tsaD gene encoding tRNA (adenosine(37)-N6)-threonylcarbamoyltransferase complex transferase subunit TsaD, translated as MADSRDQPLVLGIETSCDETGVGIVRGTTLLADAVASSVDEHARFGGVVPEVASRAHLEAMVPTIDRALKEAGVTAKDLDGIAVTAGPGLAGALLVGVSAAKAYAYALGKPLYGVNHLASHICVDQLEHGTLPEPTMALLVSGGHSSLLLSTDITSDVRPLGATIDDAAGEAFDKIARVLDLGFPGGPVIDRYAKEGDPKAIAFPRGLTGPRDAAYDFSFSGLKTSVARWIEAKRAAGEDVPVRDVAASFQEAVVDVLTRKAVRACKDEGVDHLMIGGGVAANTRLRALAQERCEAAGIRLRVPRPKLCTDNGAMVAALGAEMVARNRSASDWDLSADSSLPVTEPHVPGHSHDHGHDHDHDHVHEVSKENLYS; from the coding sequence ATGGCTGACTCGCGCGACCAACCTCTCGTTCTCGGCATCGAGACCTCCTGCGACGAGACCGGCGTCGGCATCGTCCGCGGCACCACCCTGCTCGCCGACGCCGTCGCCTCCAGCGTCGACGAGCACGCGCGCTTCGGCGGCGTCGTGCCCGAGGTCGCTTCGCGCGCGCACCTGGAGGCGATGGTGCCGACCATCGACCGCGCCCTGAAGGAAGCGGGCGTCACGGCGAAGGACCTGGACGGCATCGCGGTGACCGCGGGGCCCGGCCTCGCGGGCGCGCTGCTCGTGGGCGTCTCGGCGGCCAAGGCGTACGCGTACGCGCTCGGCAAGCCGCTCTACGGAGTCAACCACCTGGCCTCGCACATCTGCGTCGACCAGCTGGAGCACGGCACGCTGCCCGAGCCGACCATGGCGCTGCTCGTCTCCGGCGGCCACTCCTCGCTGCTGCTCTCCACCGACATCACATCGGACGTACGCCCCCTCGGCGCGACGATCGACGACGCGGCGGGCGAAGCCTTCGACAAGATCGCGCGGGTGCTCGACCTGGGCTTCCCCGGCGGCCCCGTCATCGACCGGTACGCGAAGGAGGGCGACCCGAAGGCGATCGCGTTCCCGCGCGGCCTCACCGGGCCGCGCGACGCCGCGTACGACTTCTCCTTCTCCGGTCTGAAGACGTCCGTCGCGCGCTGGATCGAGGCCAAGCGGGCCGCGGGCGAGGACGTCCCCGTCCGTGACGTGGCGGCGTCCTTCCAGGAGGCGGTCGTCGACGTGCTGACCCGCAAGGCCGTGCGGGCCTGCAAGGACGAGGGCGTCGACCACCTGATGATCGGCGGCGGGGTGGCCGCGAACACGCGGCTGCGCGCCCTCGCCCAGGAGCGGTGCGAGGCGGCTGGGATCCGGCTGCGGGTGCCGCGGCCGAAGCTGTGCACGGACAACGGCGCGATGGTGGCCGCACTCGGCGCGGAGATGGTGGCACGCAACCGGTCGGCATCCGACTGGGACCTGTCGGCGGACTCCTCGCTCCCGGTGACGGAGCCGCATGTGCCGGGCCACTCCCACGACCACGGCCACGACCACGACCACGACCACGTGCACGAGGTCAGCAAGGAGAATCTGTACTCGTGA
- a CDS encoding YciI family protein, producing MPRFLTLIRVDEKNSPEGGPSPEMGERMGALLEEITKAGVMLETAGLTPSAQTTQVHWKGGRLSVTDGPFTEAKEVVGGYSISQCKDKAEAVEWASRFLKTHDEQWTVTAEVREIIEG from the coding sequence ATGCCGCGCTTTCTGACGTTGATCCGCGTCGACGAGAAGAACTCCCCCGAGGGCGGCCCGAGCCCCGAGATGGGCGAGCGCATGGGCGCGCTGCTCGAAGAGATCACCAAGGCGGGAGTGATGCTCGAGACCGCGGGTCTCACCCCGAGCGCCCAGACCACCCAGGTGCACTGGAAGGGCGGTCGACTGTCCGTCACGGACGGCCCGTTCACCGAGGCCAAGGAGGTCGTCGGCGGCTACTCGATCTCCCAGTGCAAGGACAAGGCCGAGGCCGTCGAGTGGGCGAGCCGGTTCCTGAAGACCCACGACGAGCAGTGGACCGTGACGGCGGAGGTCCGGGAGATCATCGAGGGCTGA
- a CDS encoding sigma-70 family RNA polymerase sigma factor has protein sequence MAVTAHSSEHPRPDAPDRAIETVFRIESPRLIAGVARIVRDVGIAEELAQDAMVAALEQWPRAGVPDNPGAWLMTTAKRRAIDLVRRRERYARKLEEVGRDLEAAPPHADEPADPDDIDDDLLRLVFTACHPVLSAEARIALTLRLLGGLTTAEIARAMLVPESTVAQRVVRAKRTLAAKGVPFEVPYGGEREARLGSVLEVIYLIFNEGYAATAGDDWLRPSLCEDALRLARVLAGLMPREAEVHGLAALLELQASRSAARTGSKGEPVLLADQDRRHWNRPLIRRGFTALARARAVSTGGPGPYELQAAIAASHANALSYEETDWPRIATLYELLAARTPSPVIELNRAVAVSMASGPAEALLLVDALADEPALKDYHLLPSVRGDLLVRLGRVAEARAEFERAAGLTRNERERELLLGRAESSSLSGD, from the coding sequence GTGGCCGTGACGGCCCACTCCTCAGAGCACCCCCGCCCGGACGCCCCTGACCGCGCCATCGAGACCGTCTTCCGCATCGAGTCCCCGCGCCTGATCGCGGGGGTCGCGCGGATCGTGCGCGACGTGGGCATCGCGGAAGAGCTGGCGCAGGACGCGATGGTCGCCGCGCTGGAACAGTGGCCGCGGGCCGGCGTCCCCGACAACCCGGGCGCCTGGCTGATGACCACCGCCAAGCGCCGCGCCATCGACCTCGTACGCCGCAGGGAGCGCTACGCGCGCAAGCTGGAGGAGGTGGGCCGCGACCTGGAGGCGGCGCCGCCCCACGCCGACGAGCCCGCCGACCCCGACGACATCGACGACGACCTGCTCCGCCTCGTCTTCACCGCCTGCCACCCGGTGCTCTCCGCCGAGGCCCGCATCGCGCTCACGCTGCGGCTCCTCGGCGGCCTCACGACGGCGGAGATCGCCCGCGCGATGCTGGTCCCCGAGTCGACGGTGGCCCAGCGCGTCGTGCGCGCGAAGCGCACCCTCGCAGCCAAAGGCGTGCCCTTCGAAGTGCCGTACGGGGGTGAGCGCGAGGCCCGGCTCGGATCGGTGCTCGAAGTCATCTACCTCATCTTCAACGAGGGGTACGCGGCCACGGCGGGCGACGACTGGCTGCGACCATCGCTGTGCGAGGACGCGCTCCGCCTCGCCCGCGTGCTGGCAGGGCTCATGCCGCGGGAGGCCGAAGTGCACGGCCTGGCGGCGCTGTTGGAGCTCCAGGCGTCCCGGTCGGCGGCGCGGACGGGGTCGAAGGGCGAGCCGGTGCTCCTCGCGGACCAGGACCGCCGCCACTGGAACCGGCCGCTGATCCGGCGGGGCTTCACCGCACTCGCCCGTGCGCGGGCCGTGTCGACGGGCGGCCCCGGCCCCTACGAACTCCAGGCCGCGATCGCCGCGAGCCACGCGAACGCGCTGTCGTACGAGGAGACGGACTGGCCCCGGATCGCCACCCTGTACGAACTGCTTGCCGCCCGCACTCCGTCGCCGGTGATCGAACTGAACCGCGCGGTGGCGGTGTCCATGGCCTCGGGTCCCGCGGAGGCGCTGCTGCTCGTGGACGCGCTCGCGGATGAACCCGCCCTGAAGGACTACCACTTGCTGCCGAGCGTGCGGGGTGACCTGCTGGTGAGGCTGGGGCGGGTGGCGGAGGCGCGGGCGGAGTTCGAGCGGGCGGCGGGGCTCACGCGGAACGAGCGGGAGCGGGAGTTGTTGCTGGGGCGAGCTGAATCTTCCAGCCTGTCCGGCGATTGA
- a CDS encoding class I SAM-dependent methyltransferase, with protein MGRVNDLDRDSTALTSFSALLTPEGRSLLELDEVREADPARELAVATRLRRDHPAELVTAVLAQARLRRRAVAKFGAKDAGRMFFTPNGVEQATRTSVAVHRAASFKALGVRSVADLCSGVGGDAIALARAGIAVLAVDRDPLTCAVARANAEALGLAELIEVREADVTEVDTSAYDAVFVDPARRGGRGRIFDPEAYSPPLSWAIEAARQAPHAALKIAPGIPHEAVPADAAAEWISDGGDVKEAVLWFGTDTPSSHRATLLPSGASLWSSLDAMLPDPEVRAVGRYLYEPDGAVIRAHLVAEVAARVEGGLIDETIAYVTSDAPHTTPYAVAYEITDQLPFGVKKLKAVLREREVGILTVKKRGSAVEPEELRRKVKPQGKNSATVFLTRVAGAPAMLIGRPVAEA; from the coding sequence ATGGGCCGGGTGAACGACCTCGACCGCGACTCGACCGCCCTGACCTCCTTCTCGGCGCTGCTCACCCCAGAAGGCCGGTCCCTGCTCGAACTCGACGAGGTGCGGGAGGCCGATCCGGCCCGGGAGCTGGCTGTCGCCACCCGTCTGCGCCGCGACCACCCAGCGGAGCTGGTCACGGCGGTCCTCGCGCAGGCGCGGCTGCGGCGGCGGGCCGTGGCGAAGTTCGGCGCCAAGGACGCGGGGCGGATGTTCTTCACGCCGAACGGCGTCGAGCAGGCGACCCGGACGAGCGTGGCCGTGCACCGCGCCGCGAGCTTCAAGGCCCTCGGCGTACGGAGTGTGGCCGATCTCTGCAGTGGCGTCGGCGGCGACGCGATCGCCCTCGCCCGCGCCGGGATCGCCGTCCTCGCCGTCGACCGCGACCCGCTGACCTGTGCGGTGGCGCGGGCGAACGCGGAAGCTCTGGGGCTCGCGGAGTTGATCGAGGTACGCGAGGCCGATGTCACGGAGGTCGACACGTCCGCGTACGACGCGGTCTTCGTGGACCCCGCTCGGCGTGGGGGGCGGGGCCGCATCTTCGATCCCGAGGCCTACTCGCCGCCCCTCTCCTGGGCGATCGAGGCCGCCCGCCAGGCTCCGCACGCGGCGCTGAAGATCGCTCCCGGCATTCCGCACGAGGCGGTTCCCGCCGATGCCGCGGCGGAGTGGATCTCGGACGGCGGGGACGTGAAGGAGGCCGTGCTGTGGTTCGGCACGGACACCCCGTCCTCGCACCGCGCGACCCTGCTGCCCTCGGGGGCATCCCTGTGGTCCTCGCTCGACGCGATGCTGCCGGATCCGGAGGTGCGGGCGGTGGGACGCTATCTGTACGAGCCGGACGGCGCCGTCATCCGTGCCCATCTGGTGGCGGAGGTGGCCGCGCGGGTGGAGGGCGGTCTGATCGACGAGACCATCGCGTACGTCACCTCCGACGCGCCGCACACGACGCCGTACGCGGTGGCGTACGAGATCACCGATCAACTCCCCTTCGGGGTGAAGAAGTTGAAGGCGGTGCTGCGGGAGCGGGAGGTCGGGATCCTGACGGTGAAGAAGCGGGGCTCGGCGGTGGAGCCGGAGGAACTGCGACGGAAGGTGAAGCCGCAGGGCAAGAACTCCGCGACGGTGTTCCTGACGAGGGTGGCGGGGGCGCCGGCGATGCTGATCGGGCGCCCCGTGGCGGAAGCCTGA
- a CDS encoding polysaccharide deacetylase family protein → MQLVRQNVKYGRRRTRHVRAAVAALVVAAIASGCASGDDGGASPAPGQQRLDAPPARALDSYAHKLRVTQVARAAAAKRWGLAKTPLAAPPAPAKKPKITTRKGFEVKGQAGLPPVFTTIPTKKKIVFLTIDDGAEKDPALLKMMSELQIPYTAFLSDYLVKEDYGYFKKMQSRGVVLNNHTLNHRYMPGLSYASQRREICGMQDTIQKRYGKRPELFRPPYGNYNADTLRAAKSCGIKAVPLWASEAFPNRMDWREWDRDLHPGDIILTHFRGREDWKGTMPDMIRKVMKTVTDKGYAVARLEDYL, encoded by the coding sequence ATGCAACTAGTACGACAAAACGTAAAATACGGCAGAAGGCGGACGCGCCATGTACGGGCCGCAGTGGCCGCTCTCGTCGTCGCCGCGATCGCCTCCGGCTGTGCCTCGGGCGACGACGGCGGAGCCAGCCCCGCCCCCGGTCAGCAGCGTCTGGACGCGCCGCCCGCCCGCGCCCTCGACTCCTACGCCCACAAACTCCGCGTCACCCAGGTCGCCCGTGCCGCCGCCGCGAAACGCTGGGGCCTGGCGAAGACCCCGCTGGCGGCGCCGCCAGCCCCGGCCAAGAAGCCGAAGATCACCACGCGCAAGGGGTTCGAGGTCAAGGGGCAGGCGGGTCTTCCGCCCGTGTTCACGACCATCCCGACCAAGAAGAAGATCGTCTTCCTGACCATCGACGACGGCGCGGAGAAGGACCCGGCGCTGCTCAAGATGATGAGCGAACTGCAGATCCCGTACACCGCGTTCCTCAGCGACTACCTGGTCAAGGAGGACTACGGCTACTTCAAGAAGATGCAGTCCCGCGGCGTCGTGCTGAACAACCACACCCTCAACCACCGCTATATGCCGGGGCTTTCGTACGCGAGTCAGCGCCGGGAGATCTGCGGCATGCAGGACACCATCCAGAAGCGCTACGGCAAGCGGCCCGAGCTCTTCCGCCCGCCGTACGGCAACTACAACGCGGACACGCTGCGGGCCGCCAAGTCCTGCGGGATCAAGGCCGTGCCGCTGTGGGCGTCCGAGGCCTTCCCCAACCGCATGGACTGGCGCGAGTGGGACCGGGACCTGCACCCCGGCGACATCATCCTCACCCACTTCCGGGGGCGCGAGGACTGGAAGGGCACGATGCCCGACATGATCCGCAAGGTCATGAAGACGGTCACCGACAAGGGGTACGCCGTGGCCAGGCTGGAGGACTACCTGTGA
- the groES gene encoding co-chaperone GroES has translation MTTASSKVAIKPLEDRIVVQPLDAEQTTASGLVIPDTAKEKPQEGAVLAVGPGRFENGERLPLDVKVGDVVLYSKYGGTEVKYNGDEYLVLSARDVLAIVEK, from the coding sequence GTGACGACCGCCAGCTCCAAGGTTGCCATTAAGCCGCTCGAGGACCGCATTGTGGTCCAGCCGCTCGACGCCGAGCAGACCACGGCCTCCGGCCTGGTCATTCCGGACACCGCGAAGGAGAAGCCCCAGGAGGGTGCTGTCCTCGCAGTGGGCCCGGGCCGCTTCGAGAACGGCGAGCGCCTGCCGCTCGACGTCAAGGTCGGCGATGTCGTGCTGTACAGCAAGTACGGCGGCACCGAGGTGAAGTACAACGGCGACGAGTACCTCGTCCTCTCGGCTCGCGACGTGCTCGCGATCGTCGAGAAGTAA
- the groL gene encoding chaperonin GroEL (60 kDa chaperone family; promotes refolding of misfolded polypeptides especially under stressful conditions; forms two stacked rings of heptamers to form a barrel-shaped 14mer; ends can be capped by GroES; misfolded proteins enter the barrel where they are refolded when GroES binds) — protein MAKILKFDEDARRALERGVNKLADTVKVTIGPRGRNVVIDKKFGAPTITNDGVTIAREVEVEDPYENLGAQLVKEVATKTNDIAGDGTTTATVLAQALVKEGLRNVAAGASPAALKKGIDAAVAAVSAELLATARPIDDKADIAAVAGLSAQDPQVGELIAEAMDKVGKDGVITVEESNTFGLELDFTEGMAFDKGYLSPYMVSDQERMEAVLDDPYILIHQGKISSIQDLLPLLEKVIQTNASKPLLIIAEDVEGEALSTLVVNKIRGTFNAVAVKAPGFGDRRKAMLGDLATLTGGTVIAEEVGLKLDQVGLDVLGTARRVTITKDDTTVVDGGGNAAEVEGRVNQIKAEIESTDSDWDREKLQERLAKLAGGVCVIKVGAATEVELKEKKHRLEDAISATRAAVEEGIVSGGGSALVHAVKVLEGNLGKEGDEATGVAVVRRAAVEPLRWIAENAGLEGYVITSKVAELDKGFGFNAATGEYGDLVKAGVIDPVKVTRSALENAASIASLLLTTETLVVEKPAEEEGEAGHGHGHGHSH, from the coding sequence ATGGCGAAGATCCTGAAGTTCGACGAGGACGCCCGTCGCGCCCTCGAGCGCGGCGTCAACAAGCTTGCCGACACGGTCAAGGTGACGATCGGCCCCCGCGGCCGCAACGTCGTCATCGACAAGAAGTTCGGCGCCCCCACCATCACCAACGACGGCGTCACCATCGCCCGTGAGGTCGAGGTCGAGGACCCGTACGAGAACCTCGGCGCGCAGCTCGTCAAGGAGGTGGCGACCAAGACCAACGACATCGCGGGTGACGGCACCACCACCGCGACCGTGCTCGCCCAGGCCCTGGTCAAGGAAGGCCTGCGCAACGTCGCCGCCGGTGCATCCCCGGCCGCCCTGAAGAAGGGCATCGACGCCGCCGTCGCGGCCGTCTCCGCGGAGCTCCTCGCCACCGCGCGCCCCATCGACGACAAGGCCGACATCGCGGCCGTCGCCGGTCTGTCCGCCCAGGACCCGCAGGTCGGCGAGCTCATCGCCGAGGCGATGGACAAGGTCGGCAAGGACGGTGTCATCACCGTCGAGGAGTCCAACACCTTCGGTCTTGAGCTGGACTTCACCGAGGGCATGGCCTTCGACAAGGGCTACCTGTCCCCGTACATGGTGTCCGACCAGGAGCGTATGGAGGCCGTCCTCGACGACCCGTACATCCTCATCCACCAGGGCAAGATCTCGTCCATCCAGGACCTGCTGCCGCTGCTCGAGAAGGTCATCCAGACCAACGCCTCGAAGCCGCTCCTGATCATCGCCGAGGACGTCGAGGGCGAGGCCCTTTCGACCCTGGTCGTGAACAAGATCCGCGGCACCTTCAACGCCGTCGCGGTGAAGGCCCCCGGCTTCGGCGACCGCCGCAAGGCCATGCTCGGTGACCTCGCCACCCTCACCGGCGGCACCGTCATCGCCGAAGAGGTCGGCCTCAAGCTCGACCAGGTCGGCCTTGACGTGCTCGGCACCGCCCGCCGCGTGACCATCACCAAGGACGACACCACCGTCGTCGACGGCGGCGGCAACGCTGCTGAGGTCGAGGGCCGCGTCAACCAGATCAAGGCCGAGATCGAGTCCACGGACTCGGACTGGGACCGCGAGAAGCTGCAGGAGCGCCTGGCGAAGCTCGCCGGTGGCGTCTGCGTGATCAAGGTCGGCGCCGCGACCGAGGTCGAGCTCAAGGAGAAGAAGCACCGTCTGGAGGACGCCATCTCCGCGACCCGCGCCGCGGTCGAGGAGGGCATCGTCTCCGGTGGTGGCTCCGCTCTGGTGCACGCCGTCAAGGTCCTCGAGGGCAACCTCGGCAAGGAGGGCGACGAGGCCACCGGTGTCGCCGTCGTCCGCCGCGCCGCCGTCGAGCCGCTGCGCTGGATCGCCGAGAACGCCGGCCTCGAGGGCTACGTCATCACCTCGAAGGTCGCCGAGCTCGACAAGGGCTTCGGCTTCAACGCCGCGACCGGCGAGTACGGCGACCTGGTCAAGGCCGGCGTCATCGACCCGGTCAAGGTGACGCGCTCCGCGCTGGAGAACGCCGCCTCTATCGCTTCGCTGCTGCTGACGACCGAGACCCTGGTCGTCGAGAAGCCGGCCGAGGAAGAGGGCGAGGCCGGTCACGGCCACGGGCACGGGCACTCCCACTGA
- a CDS encoding SDR family NAD(P)-dependent oxidoreductase, whose protein sequence is MTTALITGSTAGIGAAFARRLAGDGHNLVLVARNTERLREQATELHDRHGIEAEVLTADLATDDGIAAVEKRLADRRNPVDLLVNNAGFGNKGQYLEVPIEDELTMLKVHCEAVLRLTSAATESMRERGRGGVVNVASVAAFVPRGTYGASKAWVVQFTQGAAKDLAGSGVRLMALCPGFVRTEFHERAGMGTSNIPKWMWLDADKLVAAALTDLARGKTLSIPDPKYKAMMGVVKVTPRALLGGVTSRTGRKYGPQ, encoded by the coding sequence ATGACTACGGCTCTGATTACGGGATCGACCGCCGGTATCGGCGCAGCCTTCGCACGGCGGCTCGCCGGTGACGGCCACAACCTGGTCCTGGTGGCACGGAACACCGAGCGGTTGCGGGAACAGGCGACCGAACTGCACGACCGGCACGGCATCGAGGCGGAGGTGCTCACCGCGGACCTCGCGACCGACGACGGGATCGCCGCCGTCGAGAAGCGGCTCGCGGACCGCAGGAACCCGGTCGACCTCCTTGTGAACAACGCCGGGTTCGGCAACAAGGGCCAGTACCTGGAGGTGCCGATCGAGGACGAGCTGACGATGCTCAAGGTGCACTGCGAGGCGGTGCTCCGGCTGACGTCGGCGGCGACGGAGTCGATGCGGGAGCGCGGCCGCGGTGGCGTCGTCAACGTCGCTTCGGTGGCGGCGTTCGTGCCGCGCGGGACGTATGGCGCGTCGAAGGCGTGGGTCGTGCAGTTCACGCAGGGGGCGGCGAAGGACCTGGCCGGCTCCGGGGTGCGGCTGATGGCCCTGTGCCCCGGATTCGTACGGACCGAGTTCCATGAGCGCGCCGGGATGGGGACGTCCAACATCCCCAAGTGGATGTGGCTCGACGCGGACAAGCTGGTCGCGGCCGCGCTGACCGACTTGGCGCGGGGCAAGACCCTCTCGATCCCGGACCCCAAGTACAAGGCGATGATGGGCGTGGTGAAGGTGACCCCGAGGGCGCTGCTCGGCGGCGTGACATCCCGTACCGGCCGCAAGTACGGCCCGCAGTAA
- a CDS encoding MOSC domain-containing protein, which translates to MKLLSVNLGRYKAVEYTDAPSGGTGIDKQPAEGAVRVTAPGTKGVGGSGVAGDEVCDLRHHGGDDQAVYAYAREDLDEWERLLGRPLPPGSFGENLTTSGLDVSGAKIGERWRVGPDLLLEVTSGRIPCQTFQGHLGETRWVKRFTQQGAPGAYLRVIEPGEIRGGDAMEIVHRPAHDVTVALQFRAVTTERHLLPSLLAAGDALHPESVDAARKYAEKYGSQAS; encoded by the coding sequence ATGAAGCTTCTCTCCGTGAATCTGGGCCGGTACAAGGCCGTGGAGTACACCGACGCCCCCTCGGGCGGCACCGGCATCGACAAGCAGCCCGCCGAAGGGGCCGTACGGGTGACGGCTCCCGGCACGAAGGGGGTCGGCGGGAGCGGGGTGGCGGGGGACGAGGTCTGCGACCTGCGGCACCACGGCGGCGACGACCAGGCCGTGTACGCCTACGCGCGCGAGGACCTCGACGAATGGGAGCGGCTGCTCGGCCGCCCGCTGCCCCCTGGCTCCTTCGGCGAGAACCTCACGACGTCCGGGCTCGACGTGAGCGGCGCGAAGATAGGCGAGCGCTGGCGCGTCGGCCCCGATCTGCTCCTCGAAGTGACATCGGGCCGCATTCCCTGCCAGACGTTCCAGGGCCACCTCGGCGAGACGCGGTGGGTCAAGCGTTTCACCCAGCAGGGCGCTCCCGGCGCCTATCTGCGGGTGATCGAACCGGGTGAGATCCGCGGCGGGGACGCGATGGAGATCGTGCACCGGCCTGCGCACGACGTCACCGTCGCCCTCCAGTTCAGGGCCGTCACGACGGAGAGGCACCTACTGCCGAGCCTGCTCGCCGCCGGGGACGCGCTGCATCCCGAGTCGGTCGATGCGGCTCGGAAGTACGCGGAGAAGTACGGCTCCCAAGCTTCATAA
- a CDS encoding LysR family transcriptional regulator produces MIEARHLRVLRAVAATGSFSAAARELGCTQPAVSQQMKALEASAGTTLLIRTGREMRLTQAGEALVRHAAGILAGLTAAEEEVAAIAGLRAGRVRLVSFPSGSSTLVPSALAALRAAHPGTRVSLVEAEPPRSVEMLREGDCDVALAFRYEGASAAEEWDDLVVRPLLADRLVGLVPEGHRLAKAEAVAIGELADEPWIAGCPRCRRQLVEVCEGAGFVPRIDFATDDYPAVIGLVGAGLGVAVMPELAIESVRPKGARTVTVEPAVQREIVALTLPDLAQVPAVAATLDHLARAAER; encoded by the coding sequence ATGATCGAGGCCCGTCATCTCCGCGTCCTGCGTGCGGTCGCCGCCACCGGCTCCTTCTCCGCCGCGGCGCGCGAGCTCGGCTGCACCCAGCCCGCCGTCAGCCAGCAGATGAAGGCGCTCGAAGCCTCCGCGGGCACGACACTGCTGATCCGCACAGGGCGTGAGATGCGCCTGACCCAGGCGGGCGAGGCCCTGGTCCGGCACGCTGCCGGGATCCTGGCGGGGCTGACGGCCGCCGAGGAGGAGGTCGCCGCGATCGCGGGCCTGCGGGCGGGCCGGGTCCGCCTCGTCTCCTTCCCCAGCGGCAGCTCGACGCTGGTGCCGAGCGCACTGGCCGCCCTGCGCGCGGCGCACCCCGGCACCCGGGTATCGCTCGTGGAGGCCGAGCCGCCGCGCTCGGTCGAGATGCTGCGCGAGGGCGACTGCGACGTGGCACTCGCCTTCCGGTACGAGGGCGCGTCGGCCGCGGAGGAATGGGACGACCTGGTCGTACGTCCGCTTCTGGCCGACCGGCTCGTCGGTCTGGTGCCCGAGGGGCATCGGCTCGCCAAGGCGGAGGCGGTCGCCATCGGGGAGCTGGCCGACGAGCCGTGGATCGCGGGCTGTCCGCGCTGTCGCAGGCAGCTGGTCGAGGTCTGCGAAGGGGCGGGCTTCGTGCCCCGCATCGATTTCGCGACCGACGACTACCCGGCGGTGATCGGACTGGTCGGCGCGGGCCTGGGGGTCGCGGTGATGCCCGAGCTCGCCATCGAGTCCGTACGCCCCAAAGGTGCACGCACAGTGACGGTGGAGCCTGCCGTCCAGCGCGAGATCGTCGCGCTCACCCTGCCGGATCTGGCGCAAGTGCCCGCTGTGGCAGCCACGCTGGACCACCTCGCGCGCGCCGCGGAGCGCTGA
- a CDS encoding WhiB family transcriptional regulator, giving the protein MADFSRLPGPNADLWDWQLLAACRGVDSSLFFHPEGERGAARSARENSAKEVCMRCPVRAECAAHALAVREPYGVWGGLTEDEREELMGRARNRLVTTSAPSASASASAAARASSGGMVTHN; this is encoded by the coding sequence ATGGCAGATTTCTCCCGCCTTCCCGGACCGAACGCAGATCTCTGGGACTGGCAGCTCCTCGCCGCCTGCCGCGGGGTCGACAGCTCGCTCTTCTTCCACCCCGAGGGTGAGCGGGGCGCGGCACGCAGCGCGCGTGAGAACTCCGCCAAGGAGGTCTGCATGAGGTGCCCGGTACGCGCGGAGTGCGCAGCTCACGCCCTCGCGGTACGGGAGCCGTACGGCGTGTGGGGCGGTCTTACCGAGGACGAGCGCGAGGAACTCATGGGCCGCGCCCGCAACCGCCTCGTCACGACGTCCGCACCCTCGGCATCGGCGTCGGCGTCGGCCGCGGCCAGGGCATCAAGCGGCGGCATGGTCACGCACAACTGA
- a CDS encoding response regulator transcription factor, which produces MTSVLVCDDSPLAREALRRAVATVPGVERVTTAANGEEVLRRWGADRSDLILMDVRMPGLGGVETVRRLLSADPGARIIMLTVAEDLDGVALAVAAGARGYLHKDASRAELRATVTQALADPTWRLAPRRLRSAEMGAAPTLTAREIQVLEGMSHGRSNAEIGRELFLSEDTVKTHARRLFKKLGASDRAHAVALGFRWGLVR; this is translated from the coding sequence ATGACATCCGTCCTCGTCTGCGACGACTCCCCGCTCGCCCGAGAGGCGCTCCGCCGCGCGGTCGCGACCGTGCCCGGCGTCGAGCGTGTGACGACAGCGGCCAACGGCGAGGAAGTCCTCCGCCGCTGGGGTGCCGACCGCTCGGACCTGATTTTGATGGACGTACGCATGCCCGGTCTGGGCGGCGTGGAGACGGTCCGGCGGCTGCTGTCCGCCGACCCCGGTGCGCGCATCATCATGCTCACCGTGGCCGAGGACCTGGACGGGGTCGCACTCGCGGTCGCCGCCGGTGCCCGCGGCTATCTCCACAAGGACGCCTCGCGCGCCGAACTGCGCGCGACCGTCACGCAGGCGCTCGCCGACCCGACGTGGCGACTGGCTCCGCGCAGACTGCGTTCGGCCGAGATGGGCGCGGCGCCCACGCTCACCGCGCGTGAGATCCAGGTGCTCGAGGGCATGAGCCACGGCCGGTCGAACGCCGAGATCGGACGTGAGCTTTTTCTCTCCGAGGACACGGTCAAGACCCACGCCAGGCGGTTGTTCAAGAAGCTCGGCGCCTCGGACCGCGCGCATGCCGTGGCGCTCGGTTTCCGCTGGGGCCTGGTCCGATAG